One Vanessa cardui chromosome 22, ilVanCard2.1, whole genome shotgun sequence DNA window includes the following coding sequences:
- the LOC124539300 gene encoding attacin-B-like translates to MPLTGNVSENADKTKNFHLSGAKEFDNHTVNANAFVSGQRDVPDPRNLNAPSYKVAGGGLGVEHTAGHSVGVSAQHIPNFGNQVTASSNLNVVRTENHKIDLNAFTTNSMPKAGPNFATHGAGVDYNFKEKLGANASVTHTPMFKQTDYSVGGNVNLYKNPTTSIDFSAGAHRTDTAFGRGNWEKQGMMKFNKQF, encoded by the exons ATGCCGCTCACTGGTAACGTATCGGAAAATGCGGACAAAACAAAGAACTTTCATTTAAGCGGAGCTAAAGAGTTTGATAATCATACTGTCAATGCAAATGCGTTCGTCTCGGGACAGAGGGATGTACCCGACCCGAGGAATTTAAACGCGCCGTCGTATAAAGTAGCTGGTGGTGGCTTGGGTGTAGAGCATAC GGCTGGTCATTCAGTAGGTGTATCAGCTCAGCACATACCAAACTTTGGTAATCAAGTGACCGCCTCCAGTAACCTCAACGTTGTGAGGACAGAGAATCATAAAATCGACCTGAACGCTTTTACAACCAACTCTATGCCAAAGGCTGGACCAAACTTTGCAACACACGGCGCTGGTGTAGACTACAACTTCAA AGAAAAACTTGGCGCCAACGCGAGTGTTACCCACACGCCAATGTTCAAACAAACTGATTACTCTGTTGGCGGTAATGTTAACTTATATAAGAACCCGACCACATCTATCGACTTCAGCGCGGGCGCTCATAGAACGGACACCGCTTTTGGCAGAGGCAATTGGGAGAAACAAGGCATGATGAAATTcaacaaacagttttaa